A segment of the Yoonia vestfoldensis genome:
CATCACGCAGCCCGCGGGTACAGCAGCTTGTCGTGCGCGAACCGATAGGCGTCTGCCTTGCCATCACGCCTTGGAATTTTCCGCTGAGCCAAGCGGTACGCAAGGTCGCGGCGGCGCTTGCGTCAGGTTGCACGATGATCTTGAAAGCCCCGGCAGAGGCTCCGGCGGGCTGCATGGCAATTGCTCGCTATCTGCTGGATGCAGGCTTGCCCGAAGGCTGTCTGAACCTTGTCTGGGGTAATGCGGCCTTCATTTCGGAAACTCTTATTGCGCGCCCCGAGGTGCGCAAGGTCACCTTCACCGGTTCGGTCGAGGTGGGCAAACATCTGGCAGAATTGGCTGGCCGCCATATGAAGCGGGCGACGATGGAACTCGGCGGTCACGCGCCTGTATTGGTGTTCGACGACGCCGATGCCACGGCCGCGGCGCGCGCCTTGGCGGTCAACAAGCTGCGCAATGCAGGCCAGGTGTGCATCGCCCCAACCCGGTTTTACGTACAACAAGGCATCTACGACCGATTTCTGTCCGAATTGGTTTCAGCATTTGAGAGCGTAAAGGTCGGCGATGGTTTAGCCGAGGGCACACAGATGGGGCCATTGTGTCATCGCGGACGCGTGAATGCGATGGAAAAGCTCGTCGAGGATGCCCGCGAAAACGGTGCACGGGTGTTGACGGGAGGCAAAAGGATTGGGAATCATGGTAACTTCTATGCCCCGACAGTCGTCGATACGCCCAACGACGACATCGACTTGATGCGCGAAGAACCCTTTGGACCGATTGCTGTCGTCTCGTCTTTTCGTGACATAGAGGACGGTCTGTCGCGGGCCAACGGGCTACCCTTCGGGCTGGCATCCTATGTCTTTACCAATTCGTTGGAGCGTGCAGATAAAGCAGCTGCGGGTTTGCAAGCAGGTATGGTAAGCATCAACCAGTTCGGCCTGGCTCTGCCCGAGACTCCGTTTGGCGGCGTAAGAGACAGCGGCTATGGGACTGAAGGCGGGACAGAAACCTTCGAAGGCTATCTCATTACCAAATTTATCTCGCGCAATCGAGCGCCAGTGCTGTGAGGATGCCCATGCCTGTTGAATTAAGCTTCTCAAATGGCGCAGCAATTCTGACCATAGACAATTCGCCGCTTAACCTAATCAACGCGGAGGTTCGGGCTGGAATACAACACTGTATCTTCCAAGTCCTCGAAACTGGTGCTACCAGGCTGATTATCACCGGCGCAGGAACGACGTTCGTCGCGGGCGCGGATGCGAAGGAATTCGGACAGTTGCCTGTTGATCCACAACTAAATGACGTGCTGTTGCAACTTGCGCACCTTCCGATTCCGACTATCGCAGCCATCAACGGGGCTGCGCTTGGTGGGGGACTAGAGATTGCTCTGGCTTGCTGCTATCGAATCGCCTCAACTTCTACCAAACTGGGCCTGCCAGAGGTAAACTTGGGGATCGTGCCTGGCGCAGGGGGAACCCAAAGACTGCCGCGACTTATCGGTATTGAAGCTGCGCTTGACATGATCGTCACCGGGAAGGCTGTTTCCGCCGAGCAGGCACTGAAAATAGGACTGATCCAGCTGCTAGCCGATGACCCGCTTGGCGCGGCCATAGCTCTCGATGACGCTGTTCTAGAGGCGGCACAGGCACCCGACAATCTTCCTTCACCAATGCCAAACCACTTCGCAGCGGAAGTCGCCCGCGCGCAGGTAGCGCGGCGTATGCCTGGCCAGAATGCGCCGCATGTTGCGGTGGACCTGGTCGCGGCCAGCGCGATGACGCCGCTGCACGACGCACTGGCCAGCGAGCGCGCTGCGTTTTTGGACCTTCGTGCCTCGGATCAGGCGCGGGCCCTTAGGCACGTTTTCTTCACCGAGCGAACCGCAACCAACAAGGGGCGCACCTACCCCCGACCTTCCCGAGATGCTGAAACCGCCATCGTGGTCGGTGGTGGCAATATGGGAGCAGCTATTGCGTACACGCTAGCGACC
Coding sequences within it:
- a CDS encoding NAD-dependent succinate-semialdehyde dehydrogenase, which gives rise to MKEMNYPTIQHLIGRDWIASPTPEDRAVINPANGQTIGQIPQASAADLDHAVHSAESAFRRWKNSSPMERSAILRRFADLLRQNDRLIAGWITLDEGKPLVEALAEVRSSADHVDWHAEECRRIYGRIIPSRSPRVQQLVVREPIGVCLAITPWNFPLSQAVRKVAAALASGCTMILKAPAEAPAGCMAIARYLLDAGLPEGCLNLVWGNAAFISETLIARPEVRKVTFTGSVEVGKHLAELAGRHMKRATMELGGHAPVLVFDDADATAAARALAVNKLRNAGQVCIAPTRFYVQQGIYDRFLSELVSAFESVKVGDGLAEGTQMGPLCHRGRVNAMEKLVEDARENGARVLTGGKRIGNHGNFYAPTVVDTPNDDIDLMREEPFGPIAVVSSFRDIEDGLSRANGLPFGLASYVFTNSLERADKAAAGLQAGMVSINQFGLALPETPFGGVRDSGYGTEGGTETFEGYLITKFISRNRAPVL